GCTGTCGCCCAAGCGGGCGTATTCGATCGCCGAAGTGCTGGAGCCGCAGGACCGCGCGCTGATCGAACAGGCCTTCGGCCGCGTGCACGAGATCTACCAGGCGACCGAGGGTTTTCTCGGCAGCAGCTGCGAATACGGCACGCTGCACTTGAACGAGGAATACATCCATGTCGAGCCGGAATGGCTGGACGCGGAAAAACGCCGCTTCGTGCCGGTGATCACCGATTTCAGCCGCCTAACCCAACCCATCGTCCGCTACCGGCTGAACGACGTGCTGCAGGCGCGCGCCGAGCCCTGTCCCTGCGGGCGGGCGGCGATGGCGCTGGACGCGGTGGAGGGCCGCTGCGACGACATGCTGCGCCTGCCGGGCCGCGATGGCGGCGAGCTGACGGTGTTCGCCGACGTGATGGGGCGCGCGCTGGCGACCGCCCTCCCGCGGGAAGCCGATTACCGGCTGCGCCAGACCGGGCCGGCAGAGCTGGCGCTGGACGCCGACGTGCCGGCGGCGTCATTGCCCGCCATCCGCCGCTGCCTGGAACAAACGCTGGCCGGCCTGGGCGTGGATGCCGAGGCGCTGCGATGGACGCTGTCCAACCACGTTCCGGCCATGGACGCCACGCGCAAGCGCCGGCGCATTGTCAGGGCGTTCGCATGAGGCGCGCGCTGGATGGCTTGCCGCCCAGGCTGCGCCACCTGCTGCTGGGCTGGGCTTCAGTAGGCTGCGCGTATTCGCTGGGCAGCCTGTGGCCGCGGCGCGCGATCGTCCTGCCCGAGCTGCCCGTGGATCGCTGGATTCCCTTCGACCCGGCGGCGATCTGGCTGTACGCGTCGTTTTTCCTGATCGTGCCCGTGGCCTACCTGTTCGCTCGTCCGGAAAAGTTGGCCTGGCTGCAGCGCGCGATGCAGCTGTGCGCGCTGGCCGCGGGCGCGGTGTTCCTGCTGTGCCCGACCACCCTGGCCTACCCGCCCATCGTCGGGGATGGCTGGCATGCCGAGGCGCTGCGCGTCTTCCTGCGCTTCGACACCCCGCACAACTGCCTGCCCTCGCTGCACGGCGCGCTGACCGCCTTGTCCGCCTGGGCCTTGTGGGCCGGCCGCCGCCGGCTGCGCTCCTGGCTGGCGCTGGCGTGGGCGCTGGCCATCCTGTTCGCCGTGATCCAACTGCGCCGCCATTTGTTCATCGACCTGTCCGCCGGCGTGGCGCTGGGGCTGCTTTGCGGCCTGCTGGCGGCGCGGCCGGCAACTGTTTTCAATTTTTCTTATCAACGCACATGAACGTATTCGCCCTCACCTTCGCCGTCATGCTGGCGGTCGTGCTGCTGGAGCTGTTCGCCCTGCGCTACTGGCGCAGAGAGGCCATTCCCTGGCGCGAAATCATCTTCAACCTCAATTCCGGCCACATCGTGATGTGGGTGTTCCGCGGCGTGGAGGTGGCGGGGTTCGGCTTGCTGCTGCAATACGCCAACCTGCACCTGGTGGACCGGCTGCCGGTGTTCTGGCAGTGGGTTTTCGCATTCATCGCCTGGGACCTGAGCTTTTACTGCATGCACCGGGCCCACCATACCTGGCGCATCTTCTGGGCGGTGCACGTGGTGCACCACCAGGGCGAGCATTTCAGCCTGTCGCTGGGCATACGCAATTCCTGGTATTCCTCGCTGACCTCGTTTCTTTTCGTCGCGCCGCTGGCCGTGCTGGGCCTGCCGCTGGAGATGTTCGTCGCCGCATCGTCTTTTCATTACGCGGTGCAGCTGTACAACCATAATGCCTTCGTCGGCAAGAGCGGCTGGCTGGACCGGGTGCTGGTGACGCCGTCCAACCATCGCGTCCACCATGCGATGCATCCGGCGTACCTGAACAAGAATTTCGGCGGCACCTTCCTGATCTGGGACAAGCTGTTCGGCAGCTATCAGGCCGAGCGCGACGACATCCCGCTGCGCTACGGCGTGAGCGGCGCCTCGCCCGGCTACAATCCGTTCTGGGCCAGCAACCAGGGGCTGCTGGCCTGGACCCGGCGCCGCTTCGGCGGCGCGGAAGGGCGCGCGCCGCGCCTGCCCGCCGCCTACATCGCCACCGGCGGGATCTTGCTGTTCGGCATGGTGATCTATTACGTGGACCGGGTGGCTGGCTGGGACGCCGTCGGCAAATGGAGCGTATTCGCCTGCCTGGTAGCCGGCACCATCGCCATAGGCGGCATGTCGGATCAGCGGCGTTGGGGCTGGATGGGCTGGCTGGCGCTGACGCTGGCGATGCCGGCCCTGTGCGCAGGCCTGTTCGGCATCCGCGACGGCTGGGCGCTGTGCCTGCTGGCGCTGCTGCTGGTCCACGGTCTGGCCGGACTTCGCCTGCGGGAGGCCGCATGGGCAAACTGAGATTCCGCTCGTCGGCGCAGCTGCCGTTCCGGGTCGACCTGCAACGCGCCGCCCAAGACTATCTGGCAGAGCGCGGCGACCATCGCTTCGCAGACTGGCGGGTGGGACTGAAGGGCGCGGCGCTGGCCGCCCTCAGCCTGGGCTGCTACGCGCTGGCGCTGAGCGCGACGACGATGTGGACGTTCGCGCCGGCCTATATCGCCGCCATCGTCCTGGCCATGCTGCTGGCGATGAACAGCCTGCACGACGCCGCGCACGGCGCGCTGTTCCGCAGCGCCGCGCTCAACCGCCTGCTGACCCGCGCCGCAAGCCTGCCGATGGGCATAGACGCCGATATCTGGACCCGGCGCCACGTGCATCTGCACCACACCTACCCCAATGTCGACGGCTACGATCTGGACATCGAGCCCAATCCCTTCCTGAGGCAAACCCCATTCCAAAACTGGTCGCCGCAATTCCGCTTTCAGCACCGTTACTGGCCGCTGGTGGCGGCGCTGTCCCTGCCCTATCTGTGCTGGTATGGCGACTGGTTGGACCTGCTGGGCAAGAGCAAGCTCAGACAATACGACAGCCAGCCAATTCCCGCGGCGGGATTCCTGCTGGGCAAGCTGGGACACTTGGTCCTGCTGCTGGCGTTGCCCTGGTACTGCCTGCCGGCCGGCACGATCAGCTGGGGGGGGCTGCTGCTGTGCTACCTGGCCGGCCTGATGACGGCTTCCTGCTTCCTGGTGGCGATGATTCTGGGCACGCACTGGGCGGAAGTGGAGTTTTTCCGGCCCGAGGGCATGGAAATGCCGCACACCTGGCACGAGCACCAGTTCCTGACCTGCTGCGACTGGCTACCCAGGCCGCAGGCGCTGGGGCATTTGCTGGGCGGGCTGCATCTGCATCTCACCCATCATCTGTTCCCCGCTTACAGCCATCGCCACTATCCGGCGCTGGCGCGCATCGTTGAGGAGCTGGCATGCCGGCACGGCCTGCCCTACCGCCGCATCGGCTACCAGGGCCTCTGGCGCGCGCAGCAAAACTTCCTGCGGGCCATGGGGCGACGGCCGGATTGAATCGAGGCCTGCAAAAACCAACGCCCGCGGCGCATCGCGGGCGTTTTGTCTTCCGTCGCGGCTAAATCTTATGCCGCCAAGCGAACAGCTTGGAGAGAATCCGCCGCGTCCCTTTCCGGATGGGCGGTTGTCGCAGGCAGAGGATTTCCAGCGGGACGGCCAGGGCAAGCCCCGCCGGCTTCCTCCTAGCCGCGATTGCCGTGCGGATGCGGGGCGAACAGCTGGCTCAGCCGGTTCAGCAGCATGCGCCCGGTGGCGTGGGCCACGCAGCCCAGCGTCACCGGCACCAGCGTCAGCAGGCCATGCCCCTTGATATAGCCAGGGTTGCGGCGGATGTAGAACTGCGCCGCCTGGCTGGAACTGGCCTGCCATTGCCGACGGTCGCCGTCGTTGTCCCGCGTCTGCCAGCCGACATGCACGACGCCGGGCGTATCCGGGTCTACCGGCGTGAGGCCGAACAGACGCGCCAGCTGACCTATCACGCCGCCATAATCCAGTTCCGAGGACTGCTGCTCGCTGGGCCATACCTTGGTCGCGTATTTGTCCAGCAGCATGTAGCTGGATGGGTGGACCAGCGCGCCCAGGTAGTACACGCGGCGGCCGGGATGCGTCAACCGGTAGCCCAGCACCTGGCGGCAGACGAAGGGCGCGTTGCGGTTTTTGCCGCGGTAAGCGCGCATCAGGCCGGCTTCCATGCGGATGACGGTGGATTGCTTGCCTTCGAGTTCTTGTTCGAAGAAATGGATCGCGCAGTATCCGACGGATTGCCCGTGCATATTCTTGTGAATCAGGATGCGCGTTTCATTGGCCTTGGAATACACGACATAGTTGGCAAAATCCTCCTTGCTGACGCCATCGAATATGTCGCAATGCACCAGATATAATTCGTCCACCAGTTTTTCCCTGTCGCCGCTACTCATCAAACTTGGCGTGACGACAACGGATTTTCCCATTTCAGACATGTTAGCCCCTATTTTATTCGAATGGAAAATATCGCTTTTACTGCAAAAAATATGAATTTAATTGCAATGCAACGGCAAATATTCGATATAAATGTTAATTCAAACGTTTAATCGCCTGAAATAGGAAAAAAGGCCAGTCAAAGACTGGCCTAGTTATTTACTGGATAGTTATGTTTTGCAGAGTTAAATCTGAATTCACACCGCCAAGAGCGGCTAGCAAAACTCTGTTTTACGGCTGAAGCAAGCCGTGCCGACGCAGGCAGTACCAGCAGTACGGCAAGTTGGCGCAACGCTGGATCAGCGGTTTGCTTAGCCGCGCTAAGCGGCGACCAGTTTCCGAATGAAATAGCCCTTCATTCTCTGAGTGGGCTTGGCGGCGGCGATAATCAGCGCATCCAATTCCACCTCGGCCTGGCCAGTCAGATTGCTCCAGCCATCGTCAGTGATGGCCAGCGTGTCCGAGTGGCGATACCCGCCCTCGTCCGCTAGGTAAATGCCGGGCTCTATCGATACCACCATGCCGGCCTGCAGCACGTCCTCGCTGCCCAGGGCCAGCCAAGGCGCCTCATGGTTGCCCAGGCCCAGACCATGGCCGCAGCGGTGCAGCCGCAGCCTCCAGTCGCCGAAGCTTTCGTCGCGCAGGAAATCGTTGACCTTCTCGTCAATCTCGGCGCAGGCGGCGCCTGGCCTCAGCATGGACATCGCCAGTCTGCGCGCCTCGCTCATCAGCTGAAAACGCTCGCGCTGGCTGGCGGTGGGTGGACGGGTAAAGAAGGTGCGTTCGCATTCGGCGGTGTAGCCATCCAGACGCACCACGGAGATCACCACGTGCGGGCCATTTTTCAGCCTTTGCGACAGCTGTGGAATCGCATGCGGCTGCGCGCTCAGCGGCGCCGGCCAGGGCGCCAGCAGCACCCGGGTGCACAGGGGATCGAACGCCGGCTCGTCCCGTATGATCCGGCGAAGCAGCTGCTGGCCGGTGGCAAAGCCCTCCGCCACCGACACGCCGTCGTAAACGCCGCGCAGCAACTGATTGACACCCTCCGCCGCATAACGGCCCGCGCGCGCCAGCTTGGCGATCTCCCAAGGCGACTTGACCATGCGGATCCGCTCCAGCGCGTCGTCGGCGCGTCCACCCACCGATTGCATGAACTGGGCGAGATGCAGCGGCGCGGCGGGATCGAAGGCGAAACGGTCGTTCAACAGCGGGATCAGCGCATCCTCCCAGCGCTGCCCCGCCGGCGCCGGATATTCGCGGTAGCTGTGCACGTCGTCTTCCGACACGCCCCAGGCCTGCTTCAGGTGCGCATGCTCGAGCTGGGGCACCAGCAGCTTGCGCTTGCCGCTGGCGGCGTCCAGCAGCAGGAAGAACGGGCGCTCCAGCGGTTCATAGCTGATGCCGGACAGGTAATAAATGCTTTCCGTGCCGCTGGCGACATACTGGCTGATGCCGGCCTGCAGCAGGCGGCTGCGCAGCAGCTGGTCGCGGCGCGCCATTTCCAGATGGTGTTCCTGCTCGAAATGCGCCATATCGTCTTCCCCAATCCAGGATCCGAGATATCAATATGACATAAATCAAATCGCATTTCCCCGCATCATGCTTGCGCGGCAAGCGAACGTCCCCGCAACTGGCCGAACTGCCGCCACAACAGCAGCGCCACCGCCGTGCCCAGCAGCAGGTTCACCAGCGGCATCGCCAGCCAGACGCCATCCAAACCCATGGCCAGCGGCAGCAGGCCCAAGGCGGGCAACAGCAGCGCGGTCTTGCCCACCGTCACCCCCAGCGCCAAGCGGGTCAGCGCCATCGCCTGCAAGGCCGTGGTGCCGACGATGACCAGACCGTCCAAAGGCATGGCCAGCAGATGCAGGCGCAGCGCGCGGCTGCCCTCCTCCACCAGCGCCGCGCTGCCGTCGCTATACCAGCCGGCGATCCAGGCCGGGAACAGCTGTACCGCCGCCCATGCGGCGACGCCGATGATCAGGCCCACTTTGACGCCGTGCCGCAGCGCATCCCGCGCGCGTTCGGCCTGGCCGGCGCCTATGGCATGTCCCAGCAGCGGCTGCATGCCCACGGCCAGGCCGTGGATCACCAGGGTGAACAGGGACTCGCTGTAGCCGGCCACCGCGTAGGCGGCCACGCTCAGGTCGTTGCCCCACACCAGCAGCTGATGGTTATGGGCATACAGCAACAGCGCCAGATTGAGCTCCATCAGCAGGCTGGGCGCGCCCAGCGCCAGGATGGGCCACAAGCCCCGCCAGTCGGGCCGCAGCCGGTCCGCGCGGATGCGCAGCGAGGCGCGCGGACTGAGAAAGTAAGCCAAGGCCAGGATCAAGACCACGGCTTCCGCCAGCAAGGTGCCGATGGCCGCGCCGGCCAGCCCCTTGCCCATCACGCCGACGAACAGGTAATCCAGGCCAATGTTCAACAAGGCGCCCAGCGTCATCAGCGCGGTGGACAGCTTGGGCCGCCCGTCGTTGCGCACCAGATAGGTCAGCAGCATCGGCCCCATGGTCAGCCCGGCGCCAGCCAGCATCAGCAATAGGTAATCGCGCGCCTGCTCCGCCACCTGAGGCTGGACGTCGGCCTTCAGCCAGGCCAGCAGCAGATCGATATTGGGCAGGCCCAGCGCGGGGATCAGCGCGCTCAGCAAGAGCAGCAGCGCCAGCGCCGTCAGCAGGGTGCCGCGCGCGGCGCGCATGTCGCCGGCGCCTTGCTGGATGGCTATGCGGGTGGCGGCGCCCATGCTGATCATCGCGCCCAGCCCCACTTGCAGCATCACCAGCGGATAGGCGAGATTGATCGCGGCCAGGCCGTGGCTGCCCACGTAATGGCCGACGAAAACCCCGTCTATCACGGCGTAAAGGCCGGTCACCAGCATGCCGGCGATCGAGGGAATGGCGTAGCGCCAGAACAAGGTGGAGACGGGAAGGAGGTCCAGGTCACGGATGTGCGTATTGGTATTCTGCATATGCGCTGCGGCAAAGAGCGATGGGAAAGACCATTCTAGCATTTAATTAATCATGCATGATTGATTAAATGTTGGCAGAATGTGACCAACCATGACAAGAAAGCAGGCAGATGGCTCGCAAAACCAAGGAAGACTCGCAAAAAACCCGGGACGCGATACTGGATGGCGCGGAACGGGTGTTTTTGGACAAGGGCATCGCCAACGCCACCATGGCCGAGATCGCCGACGCGGCGCAGGTATCGCGCGGCGCGGTGTACGGTCATTACGACAACAAGCTGGAAGTGTGCCAGGCGATGATAGACCGCGCCTTCGCGCTGGACGCGCTGCGCTTCCCCGCCCCCTGCGCATCCGCTTGCGACACGCTGCTGGCGGCCGGAACTTACTACCTGGCGCAATTCCTGGAGCCCGGCTCGCCGCAACGGGTGTACCAGATCCTGTACCAGAAGTGCGAGCAGACAGAGGAAAACCGCAGCGTGCTGCGGCGCCGCGAGCTGGCGGACCGCCTGACCATGCATTACGCGCGGCGACAACTGCGGCGGGCCATCGCCCAGCAGGAACTGCCCGACCGGCTGGACGTGGGCCTGGCCGCCGACTACCTGGTCTGTCTGTTCCTGGGCCTGTACGAGCTGCTGGAGGCCAGCCCGGACGCGCTGCCGCGCTGCGAGCGCATTCTGCGCGGTGCGCTGCAAGGCTTGCCGCACGCGGCCAGCATCATGCGTTGACGACCGCTATTCGACATGGCGGCGGAAGCGCCATAGCGCCAGGCTCAGCGTGATGGCGGCGATCAGCCACAGCGGCAGCAGCCACGGCCAGGCGTCGACGAAACCGTAGCCCTTCAGGAAAGCCCCTTTCAGGATGGGAATGAAGTAGCTGAGCGGATTGATCCGCGCCAGCCATTGCAGCGCGTCCGGCATGTTCTCGATAGGCGACACGTAGCCGGACAGGATCACCGCCGGCACCATGAAGGAAAACACCCCCAGAAACGCCTGCTGCTGGGTGCGGCAGATCGATGAGATGAACAGGCCCACCCCGGCCAGCGCCAGGCCATAGCTGGCCATGCTGATCAGCAGCAGAGCGACGGAGCCGTCAAAGGGCACCCGGTAAGCCCATGCCGCGGCGACGGCGATCAATCCGCCCTGCAGCAAGGCCACCAGCACGCCCGGCACCGCCTTGCCCGCCATCACGTAGGCCGGCGTCAGCGGCGACACCAGCAACTGCTCGAAGGTGCCCTCCTCGCGCTCCCGCGCCACCGACAGGGCGGTGACGATCAGGCAGCCTATGGTGGTGATGATGGCCACCAGGCTGGGCAGCACATGCCACTGGAACTCCAGGTTGGGGTTGTACAGGTTGCGAACGGAAAGCTGCGGCCCCGGATCGGCGCGCTCCTGCCGGTAGGCGGCGACCATCTGGCCGATGTAGGCGCTGGCGATCTGTCCGCTATTGGAGCGGCGCCCATCCACGATCACTTGCAGCGATGTCGGCCGGCCGGCGGCCAGAGCCCGCGAAAAGTCCTGGGGAAACACCACGGCCAGCAGCGCGCATTGGCGGTCGATGCAGTCCCGCAGCTCCGGATAGCTGCGCATCGGCAGCATATGGTCGAAAGTGGCGCTGGCGGCCATGCGCTTCACCAGCTCCTGCGAGGCCGCGCCGGCATCCTGGTTGTACACCGCCAGGCTGGCATGCTTGACCTCCAGCGTGGCGGCGAAGGGGAAAACCAGCAATTGCAGCAGCACTGGCACCACCAGCAGCAAGCGCCCCTGGCGGTTGCCGGCCAGCGCCTGCAGTTCCTTGATGATCAGCCACAGCAGTCGTTGCCACATCGCTTCAATCCAGCGTGCGCCGCGTCTTGCGCACGGTCTGCCCCAGCCAGAACGCGCCCAGCAGGATCAGGCTGGCGGCGTTGAACCACAACAGCGATGGAATCACGCCGGCCTGGAACAGCGTTTGCAGCGTGCTGGCGAAATACCTCGCCGGCAGGATGCGCGTCAGCCATTGCAGCGGCGCCGGCATGCTGGATATCTCGAACACGAAACCCGACAACATCAGCGCCGGAAGATAGCCGGCGGTGAGCGCCGCCTGGGCGGCGTCGAACTGGGTACGCATCACCGTGGACAGAAACAGCCCCATGCCCAGCGCATTGGCCAGGAACAGCGAGGACATCAGCCACAGCAGCCATAGCGGGCCGCGGAACGGCACCCGCATCACGAACACGGCGACGAGCAGGCACAACAGCATGGCCGCGATCCCCAGCACGTAATACGGCAGGATTTTGGACAGCAGCAATTCGGCGCGGCTCACCGGCGTGGCCAGCAGCGCCTCCATGGTGCCGCGCTCCCACTCGCGCGCCACCACCAGCGAGGACAGCAGCGCGCCGACGATGGTCATCACGATGGCGATGGTGCCCGGCACCAGGAAATTGGGGCTCTCCGCGCTGGGGTTGAACCAGAAGCGCTGGCGGATGTCGATGGCTGGCGCGGCGGACTGGGCACGCTCGTCGCCCTCGGCCTGCTGCCAGCGCAGCCAGGCGCCCTGGGCATAGGCGGCGACGAAGTTGGCGGTATTCGGTTCGGCGCCGTCGGTCAGCAACTGCACCGCGCCCCGGCGGTTGGCCCAATCGCGGGAAAAACCATTTTGAATCACCAGCGCGCCGCGTATTTTGCCATGGGCCAGTTTTTCCTCCAGCTCCGGGCGGGAGTGCAGCGGCCGCACATCCAGCGCCGGCGTGGCGTACAGCGTCGCCGCCAGCCGTTGCGCCGCGCCGCCGCCGTCCAGGTCCAGCAATCCCAGCCGGATGTGGGCGGAGTCCAGATTCACCGCATAGCCCAGGATGAACAGCAGCGCCACCGGCAAGATGAAAGCGATCAGAATGCTGCTGGGATCGCGGACGATCTGATAGCTTTCCTTGCAGCACAGCGCGGCCAGGCGGCGGAGGTTCATGCGTCGGCCTCCCCCACCAGCAGGATGAAGGCGTCCTCCATGGTCGGATCGGGCAAGCCGGGGCTTTGCACACGGCTTTTGAGCGCGTCCGGCGTGTCCAGCGCCAACAGACGGCCGCGATAGACCAGCGCGATGCGATCGCAATACTCGGCCTCATCCATGAAGTGGGTGGTCACCAGCACGGTCACGCCTTTTTCCGCCAACCCGTTGATATGGGTCCAGAATTCGCGCCGGGTGACCGGATCGACGCCGGAGGTGGGCTCGTCGAGGAACAGCAGCGGCGGCTCGTGCATCACCGCGCAGGCCAGCGCTAGCCGCTGCTTGAAGCCCAATGGCAACTCGCCGGCGGGGCTGTCCATATAAGGCGACAGGCCGAACACCCGTTCCATCTGCGCCACCTTGGCGCGCTGCGTCGCGCCGGCCAGGCCGTAGACGCCGGAGAAGAACATCAGATTGCGGCGCACCGTCAGCTGCGCGTACAGCGAAAACTTCTGCGCCATATAGCCCAACTGCTGCCGGGCGGCGCTGGGGCTGGCCTTCAAGTCCAGGCCCATGACCAGCGCCTGGCCTTCGCTGGGCTTGAGCAGCCCGCACTCCATCTTGAACGTGGTGGACTTCCCGGCGCCGTTTGGCCCCAGCAGGCCGAACACTTCGCCGCGGCGCACGGAAAAGCTGATGTCGTCGGCGGCGCGGAAGTCTCCGAAGCGCTTGCCCAGCCGCCGGGCCTCGATCACCGCCTCGTCCGCCCGACTCGGCGCGTCGGGCATCACTGCGGCCAATGCCGAATCCCCCCC
This genomic window from Chromobacterium violaceum ATCC 12472 contains:
- a CDS encoding MATE family efflux transporter; amino-acid sequence: MQNTNTHIRDLDLLPVSTLFWRYAIPSIAGMLVTGLYAVIDGVFVGHYVGSHGLAAINLAYPLVMLQVGLGAMISMGAATRIAIQQGAGDMRAARGTLLTALALLLLLSALIPALGLPNIDLLLAWLKADVQPQVAEQARDYLLLMLAGAGLTMGPMLLTYLVRNDGRPKLSTALMTLGALLNIGLDYLFVGVMGKGLAGAAIGTLLAEAVVLILALAYFLSPRASLRIRADRLRPDWRGLWPILALGAPSLLMELNLALLLYAHNHQLLVWGNDLSVAAYAVAGYSESLFTLVIHGLAVGMQPLLGHAIGAGQAERARDALRHGVKVGLIIGVAAWAAVQLFPAWIAGWYSDGSAALVEEGSRALRLHLLAMPLDGLVIVGTTALQAMALTRLALGVTVGKTALLLPALGLLPLAMGLDGVWLAMPLVNLLLGTAVALLLWRQFGQLRGRSLAAQA
- a CDS encoding ABC transporter permease produces the protein MWQRLLWLIIKELQALAGNRQGRLLLVVPVLLQLLVFPFAATLEVKHASLAVYNQDAGAASQELVKRMAASATFDHMLPMRSYPELRDCIDRQCALLAVVFPQDFSRALAAGRPTSLQVIVDGRRSNSGQIASAYIGQMVAAYRQERADPGPQLSVRNLYNPNLEFQWHVLPSLVAIITTIGCLIVTALSVAREREEGTFEQLLVSPLTPAYVMAGKAVPGVLVALLQGGLIAVAAAWAYRVPFDGSVALLLISMASYGLALAGVGLFISSICRTQQQAFLGVFSFMVPAVILSGYVSPIENMPDALQWLARINPLSYFIPILKGAFLKGYGFVDAWPWLLPLWLIAAITLSLALWRFRRHVE
- a CDS encoding TetR family transcriptional regulator is translated as MARKTKEDSQKTRDAILDGAERVFLDKGIANATMAEIADAAQVSRGAVYGHYDNKLEVCQAMIDRAFALDALRFPAPCASACDTLLAAGTYYLAQFLEPGSPQRVYQILYQKCEQTEENRSVLRRRELADRLTMHYARRQLRRAIAQQELPDRLDVGLAADYLVCLFLGLYELLEASPDALPRCERILRGALQGLPHAASIMR
- a CDS encoding acyl-CoA desaturase, encoding MGKLRFRSSAQLPFRVDLQRAAQDYLAERGDHRFADWRVGLKGAALAALSLGCYALALSATTMWTFAPAYIAAIVLAMLLAMNSLHDAAHGALFRSAALNRLLTRAASLPMGIDADIWTRRHVHLHHTYPNVDGYDLDIEPNPFLRQTPFQNWSPQFRFQHRYWPLVAALSLPYLCWYGDWLDLLGKSKLRQYDSQPIPAAGFLLGKLGHLVLLLALPWYCLPAGTISWGGLLLCYLAGLMTASCFLVAMILGTHWAEVEFFRPEGMEMPHTWHEHQFLTCCDWLPRPQALGHLLGGLHLHLTHHLFPAYSHRHYPALARIVEELACRHGLPYRRIGYQGLWRAQQNFLRAMGRRPD
- a CDS encoding sterol desaturase family protein, producing MNVFALTFAVMLAVVLLELFALRYWRREAIPWREIIFNLNSGHIVMWVFRGVEVAGFGLLLQYANLHLVDRLPVFWQWVFAFIAWDLSFYCMHRAHHTWRIFWAVHVVHHQGEHFSLSLGIRNSWYSSLTSFLFVAPLAVLGLPLEMFVAASSFHYAVQLYNHNAFVGKSGWLDRVLVTPSNHRVHHAMHPAYLNKNFGGTFLIWDKLFGSYQAERDDIPLRYGVSGASPGYNPFWASNQGLLAWTRRRFGGAEGRAPRLPAAYIATGGILLFGMVIYYVDRVAGWDAVGKWSVFACLVAGTIAIGGMSDQRRWGWMGWLALTLAMPALCAGLFGIRDGWALCLLALLLVHGLAGLRLREAAWAN
- a CDS encoding ABC transporter permease, which translates into the protein MNLRRLAALCCKESYQIVRDPSSILIAFILPVALLFILGYAVNLDSAHIRLGLLDLDGGGAAQRLAATLYATPALDVRPLHSRPELEEKLAHGKIRGALVIQNGFSRDWANRRGAVQLLTDGAEPNTANFVAAYAQGAWLRWQQAEGDERAQSAAPAIDIRQRFWFNPSAESPNFLVPGTIAIVMTIVGALLSSLVVAREWERGTMEALLATPVSRAELLLSKILPYYVLGIAAMLLCLLVAVFVMRVPFRGPLWLLWLMSSLFLANALGMGLFLSTVMRTQFDAAQAALTAGYLPALMLSGFVFEISSMPAPLQWLTRILPARYFASTLQTLFQAGVIPSLLWFNAASLILLGAFWLGQTVRKTRRTLD
- a CDS encoding phosphatase PAP2 family protein; amino-acid sequence: MRRALDGLPPRLRHLLLGWASVGCAYSLGSLWPRRAIVLPELPVDRWIPFDPAAIWLYASFFLIVPVAYLFARPEKLAWLQRAMQLCALAAGAVFLLCPTTLAYPPIVGDGWHAEALRVFLRFDTPHNCLPSLHGALTALSAWALWAGRRRLRSWLALAWALAILFAVIQLRRHLFIDLSAGVALGLLCGLLAARPATVFNFSYQRT
- a CDS encoding F390 synthetase-related protein encodes the protein MLRLIRILAAYWRARRLHFRDRAALERHQARQMGRFLARLRRRSPYFAKLGALPFAQWPRMDKAAMLAHFDDMNAAGLKLDEVMDAALRAERSRDFSPTLNGHTVGLSSGTSGQRGAFVVSKSEQAQWAGIMLAKALPDGLLAGERVALFLRANSNLYSAVRSRWLTFRFFDLFQPLDGHLPPLSEYAPTILLAPAQVLRALALAQLDGRLRLSPKRAYSIAEVLEPQDRALIEQAFGRVHEIYQATEGFLGSSCEYGTLHLNEEYIHVEPEWLDAEKRRFVPVITDFSRLTQPIVRYRLNDVLQARAEPCPCGRAAMALDAVEGRCDDMLRLPGRDGGELTVFADVMGRALATALPREADYRLRQTGPAELALDADVPAASLPAIRRCLEQTLAGLGVDAEALRWTLSNHVPAMDATRKRRRIVRAFA
- a CDS encoding M24 family metallopeptidase, producing MAHFEQEHHLEMARRDQLLRSRLLQAGISQYVASGTESIYYLSGISYEPLERPFFLLLDAASGKRKLLVPQLEHAHLKQAWGVSEDDVHSYREYPAPAGQRWEDALIPLLNDRFAFDPAAPLHLAQFMQSVGGRADDALERIRMVKSPWEIAKLARAGRYAAEGVNQLLRGVYDGVSVAEGFATGQQLLRRIIRDEPAFDPLCTRVLLAPWPAPLSAQPHAIPQLSQRLKNGPHVVISVVRLDGYTAECERTFFTRPPTASQRERFQLMSEARRLAMSMLRPGAACAEIDEKVNDFLRDESFGDWRLRLHRCGHGLGLGNHEAPWLALGSEDVLQAGMVVSIEPGIYLADEGGYRHSDTLAITDDGWSNLTGQAEVELDALIIAAAKPTQRMKGYFIRKLVAA